The segment ACCCTCGGCTACGCGCGCCCGCGCCTGGCCCGCTTCGATCCCGGGGCCGGCCGGCCACCGCTGGATCCTGCCTACCGCCCCCGTGACGTCGCTGTCCCGGGTGGCGCCTTCGCCCTCGGGGCGACACCCGACGAGCCTTTCGTCTTCGACAACGAGAAGTGGGCGCATCCCGTCGAGGTCGCGCCGTTCCGCATCTCGTCCATCCCGGTGACGAACGCGGAGTTCCAGCAGTTCGTGGAGGACGGCGGATACCGGCGGCGGCCGATCTGGGAGCGGCGCGGCTGGGAGTGGCGCCGCCGGGAGGGGACCGAGCACCCGCTGTTCTGGGTCCGCGGCCATGACGGGCGCTGGTGGGAGCGGCGCTTCGATGCCACGCTGCCGCTCGACCCGTGGCATCCGGTCGTGCACGTGAACTGGTACGAGGCCCAGGCCTACTGCCGGTGGGCGGGACGCCGGCTGCCCACGGAGGCCGAGTGGGAGATGGCCGCCACGCTCGAGCCGGCGACCGGCCGCAAGCGCCGGTTCCCGTGGGGCGACGAGCCGCCGACGCCCGAGCGCGCGAATCTCGACTTCCGCGCCGGTGGCACCGTCGACGTGCGCGCGCTGCCTGACGGTGACAGCCCCGTCGGCTGCCGGCAGATGATCGGCAACGTCTGGGAGTGGGTGGCCGACACGTTCCAGCCGTACCCCGGCTTCGAGTGCGATCCATACAAGGAGTACTCGCAGCCCTACTTCGGTCAGAAGAAAGTGCTGCGCGGCGGCGGCTGGACCACGCG is part of the Candidatus Rokuibacteriota bacterium genome and harbors:
- the egtB gene encoding ergothioneine biosynthesis protein EgtB translates to MTNPRGHPTAASLLDALLDARSVELQLLDDLADAQMLGTRAHFLEPPIWEMGHVGWFQEYWILRHLDGRASLLPGSDAIYDAFNVPYTQRWDHRYPSRRQSFEYISAVLDRCVARLDSREPSAEAAYFYTLAALHEDMHTENLTLILHTLGYARPRLARFDPGAGRPPLDPAYRPRDVAVPGGAFALGATPDEPFVFDNEKWAHPVEVAPFRISSIPVTNAEFQQFVEDGGYRRRPIWERRGWEWRRREGTEHPLFWVRGHDGRWWERRFDATLPLDPWHPVVHVNWYEAQAYCRWAGRRLPTEAEWEMAATLEPATGRKRRFPWGDEPPTPERANLDFRAGGTVDVRALPDGDSPVGCRQMIGNVWEWVADTFQPYPGFECDPYKEYSQPYFGQKKVLRGGGWTTRSRLIRGTWRNFYMRQRRNIVAGFRTAAL